From one Thalassoroseus pseudoceratinae genomic stretch:
- the lpxB gene encoding lipid-A-disaccharide synthase, with the protein MKIFFSAGEPSGDQHAAHLIEELRRRDPNIECCGFGGPEMEKVGLRSIFRLTDLAVMGFVRVVPMLRKFFRVLGLAEKFFAEEKPDAVVLVNFPGFNWRVAKRAKAAGIPVFFYLPPQLWAWASWRIKRVHKWIDYVLCGLPFEHDWYSKQGVNSEYVGHPFYDEVAEKQLDEEFVAEWKTSESATHPRTVGVLPGSRRHEVEKNWPIMLPVLRNIAAKHPDVRFLVAGFNDEFVAHCKELMAPEDENLPLTFFTGKTPEIIEAADFCYMVSGSVSLEMLARAKPVAVVYKVFRFGRIVQRLMMKVDYISLPNLVADREVMPEWIVSDLIEQDITAMTAQLDTWLSNPEELQRSREELIALRDSVMQTGASRMTADAILARLPQEETIEHRRAA; encoded by the coding sequence GTGAAAATCTTCTTCTCCGCCGGTGAACCCAGCGGTGACCAGCATGCGGCTCATTTGATTGAAGAGCTTCGGCGGCGTGATCCGAACATCGAATGTTGTGGTTTCGGTGGTCCCGAGATGGAGAAAGTCGGGCTGCGATCCATCTTTCGGCTGACCGATCTGGCGGTGATGGGTTTCGTGCGTGTCGTGCCGATGCTTCGGAAGTTCTTTCGTGTGCTAGGGTTAGCGGAGAAGTTCTTCGCCGAGGAAAAACCGGACGCGGTCGTATTGGTGAACTTTCCTGGTTTCAACTGGCGTGTCGCGAAGCGTGCAAAAGCCGCCGGCATTCCGGTCTTCTTCTATTTGCCCCCGCAGTTGTGGGCTTGGGCATCGTGGCGGATCAAACGGGTTCACAAGTGGATTGATTACGTCCTTTGTGGCTTGCCGTTCGAGCACGATTGGTATTCTAAGCAGGGCGTGAACTCCGAATACGTCGGCCATCCGTTCTATGACGAAGTTGCGGAGAAACAGCTCGACGAGGAATTCGTTGCCGAGTGGAAAACCTCGGAATCGGCGACTCACCCACGGACGGTCGGTGTGTTGCCCGGTTCGCGGCGGCATGAAGTCGAAAAGAACTGGCCGATCATGTTGCCGGTCCTGCGAAACATCGCGGCCAAACATCCGGATGTGCGGTTTCTCGTCGCCGGGTTCAATGATGAGTTCGTCGCACACTGCAAAGAGTTGATGGCACCTGAAGACGAAAACCTGCCGCTCACGTTCTTCACGGGCAAAACACCGGAGATCATCGAAGCGGCGGACTTTTGCTATATGGTGTCGGGCTCGGTCAGTCTGGAGATGCTCGCCCGAGCGAAACCGGTTGCGGTGGTCTATAAGGTCTTCCGTTTTGGCCGGATTGTGCAGCGATTGATGATGAAAGTCGATTACATCTCGTTGCCGAATCTGGTTGCCGACCGTGAAGTGATGCCGGAATGGATCGTCTCCGACCTTATCGAGCAGGACATCACCGCGATGACCGCTCAACTCGATACCTGGCTTTCCAACCCCGAGGAACTTCAGCGGTCTCGTGAGGAGTTGATTGCCCTCCGAGACAGCGTGATGCAAACCGGTGCATCTCGAATGACGGCCGATGCCATCCTCGCGCGACTGCCGCAAGAAGAGACGATCGAACACCGCCGAGCTGCGTGA
- a CDS encoding glycosyltransferase family 4 protein: MPRRVALLFEYGSIHGGENSILATIAPLQRDGWEFIAIAPPTGRLTDALREQDLECLPFELRREDGQRLSREQALSTLADLVKSSGATHLHANSLSMGRLTGALAEQIDIPTTAHLRDIMKLSRATITDLNQNRRLLAVSEATRTFHIEQGLNAERTVVVHNGITVDQSCRDTSQMPLDLRHELGVPADAKLLLTIGQIGLRKGLDVWSEAAISVGSQDSSTHFVLVGERFSTKPETVKFDEAISDRFAEAGMSDRLHRLGYRNDVPRLMAEADLLVHAAKQEPFGRVLLEAAACGLPIVATDVGGTTEMLTHRQTAWLVPAGDSHALTDGIRFVLQDPDRMARAERARQDIRNRFSIEQAANGFAVAIEF, translated from the coding sequence ATGCCTCGCCGTGTCGCGTTGCTTTTTGAATACGGTTCGATCCATGGCGGAGAGAATTCGATCTTGGCCACCATTGCTCCCCTCCAACGGGACGGATGGGAATTCATCGCGATTGCTCCACCGACTGGTCGGCTCACGGATGCTTTGCGGGAGCAGGATTTGGAATGCCTACCATTTGAATTGCGGCGCGAGGACGGTCAGCGATTATCCCGTGAACAGGCATTGAGCACGTTGGCCGATTTGGTGAAATCCAGCGGTGCGACGCACCTTCACGCCAACAGTTTGTCAATGGGCCGTCTCACCGGAGCCCTGGCCGAACAAATCGACATCCCCACGACCGCCCATCTGCGGGACATCATGAAACTCAGCCGAGCAACCATCACCGACCTCAACCAAAACCGTCGATTGCTAGCCGTTTCCGAAGCCACACGAACGTTTCACATCGAACAAGGCTTGAACGCCGAACGCACCGTCGTCGTGCACAACGGAATCACCGTCGATCAGTCTTGCCGTGATACCAGTCAGATGCCGCTTGATCTACGACATGAACTCGGTGTGCCCGCGGATGCGAAACTTCTGCTCACGATTGGGCAGATCGGCCTGCGAAAGGGACTCGATGTCTGGAGTGAAGCGGCGATCTCAGTTGGTTCCCAGGATTCCTCGACTCACTTCGTGCTGGTCGGCGAACGCTTCTCGACGAAACCCGAAACCGTGAAATTTGACGAAGCAATTTCCGATCGATTTGCCGAAGCGGGAATGTCGGATCGGTTGCACCGGCTGGGTTATCGGAATGATGTGCCGCGATTGATGGCCGAGGCGGACTTACTTGTGCATGCGGCGAAACAGGAACCGTTCGGCCGCGTGTTGCTCGAAGCCGCCGCGTGTGGGTTGCCGATTGTCGCCACCGACGTTGGCGGTACAACGGAAATGCTCACGCATCGTCAGACCGCTTGGCTCGTACCGGCGGGCGATTCCCACGCACTCACCGACGGAATTCGATTTGTCCTGCAAGATCCCGATCGCATGGCCAGAGCAGAACGGGCACGGCAGGACATCCGTAATCGCTTTTCCATCGAACAAGCCGCCAACGGGTTCGCCGTCGCGATTGAGTTCTAA
- a CDS encoding transposase, whose protein sequence is MIGLPEARERYPSDIDNFDWNRIAELIPPEKQRGRHRETNVREIVNAIVYRANAGCVWRMLPHDFPPWATVYTYFRKWREDGTLEAIGKILKKDLGDPEPQSTETTQVA, encoded by the coding sequence ATGATTGGTTTACCCGAAGCTCGGGAACGATACCCGAGCGACATCGACAATTTCGATTGGAACCGGATCGCGGAGCTGATCCCTCCCGAAAAACAACGCGGACGCCATCGCGAAACGAATGTGCGTGAGATTGTGAATGCAATCGTTTACCGAGCGAACGCGGGCTGTGTGTGGCGGATGTTGCCCCACGATTTCCCGCCCTGGGCCACCGTTTACACCTATTTTCGGAAATGGCGTGAAGACGGCACGTTGGAGGCCATCGGGAAGATTCTCAAGAAAGATCTCGGCGACCCGGAACCGCAATCTACGGAAACCACACAAGTCGCTTGA
- a CDS encoding Hpt domain-containing protein codes for MTDVSIYSEFADDPEFQELLTMFMESMAEQQTHLNDAFMAGDLDQVREVSHKIKGSGAGYGFPELTDLAASLEVSSRERLDDRVETDFNALQDYLNRLLAGT; via the coding sequence ATGACTGATGTCAGCATTTATTCGGAATTTGCCGACGATCCGGAATTTCAAGAGCTACTGACCATGTTCATGGAGAGCATGGCGGAGCAGCAAACCCACCTGAACGACGCGTTCATGGCCGGTGATTTAGACCAAGTGCGGGAAGTGTCTCACAAGATTAAAGGCTCAGGAGCCGGCTACGGGTTTCCGGAATTAACGGACCTGGCTGCCAGCTTGGAAGTGAGCAGTCGAGAACGTCTGGACGATCGTGTTGAAACCGATTTCAACGCCCTACAGGACTATCTGAATCGATTGCTTGCCGGAACCTAG